One genomic window of Mercenaria mercenaria strain notata chromosome 2, MADL_Memer_1, whole genome shotgun sequence includes the following:
- the LOC123563491 gene encoding myosin heavy chain, striated muscle-like isoform X1, which yields MATDWSQDPEFQYLAVDHKKVMKEAKPFDGKKACWVPDEKEGFSRAEIQSTKGEEVTVKLEKNNDIKTFKKDDVQQVNPPKFEMTEDMANMTYLNEASVLHNLRSRYYSGFIYTYSGLFCVAVNPYRRLPIYLDSIIAKYRGKRKLEMPPHLFSIADNAYQYMLQDRENQSMLITGESGAGKTESTKKVIKYFAIVAANIYKKGETIKIDSKTQDTPYAANLEDQIIQANPVLEAFGNAKTIRNNNSSRFGKFIRIHFGPTGKIAGADIETYLLEKSRVTFQQSAERNYHIFYQMLSPAFPKYHELCLVSADPGLYSFINQGVLTVDGIDDNEEMHITDEAFDILGFTNEEKTSMFKCTAAIIHFGEMKFKQRPREEQAEPDGTAEAEKVAFLLGVNAGDLLKGLLKPKIKVGSEFVTQGRNKDQVLYSVSALAKSLYDRMFAWLVKRVNKTLDTKAKRNYFIGVLDIAGFEIFDFNSFEQLCINYTNERLQQFFNHHMFILEQEEYKKEGIQWEFIDFGMDLQACIDLIEKPMGILSILEEECMFPKASDKTFMEKLYTNHLGKSSLFNKPVKSRKGGADAHFELGHYAGAVPYNINGWLDKNKDPLNETVVALLEQSKEALVSTLFAHPADETTTGTHKKKKSASFQTISATHRESLNKLMKNLYTTHPHFVRCIIPNETKTPGVIDAPLVLNQLKCNGVLEGIRICRKGFPNRIIYSEFKQRYSILAPNAIPQGFVDGKQVTDKILTALQMDPNEYRLGSTKVFFKAGVLGMLEDMRDERLSKIISLFQAHIRGYLMRRQYKKLQDQRIGLSVIQRNIRKWMVLRNWQWWKLYTKVKPLLNVARAEDEMRKKEEELEKTKAELAKVEKIKKELEEQNVTLLQQKNDMYLQLQAEQDTLIDAEEKIERLIQQKADFEQQLKDLEERLLDEEDAAAELESVKRKMEQEAVELKKDIEDLETALAKAETEKNTKDNQIKTLQDEMAQQDEQIAKLSKEKRNMDEQQKRTEEALRVEEDKVNNLTRIKGKLEVTLDELEDNLEREKKVRADVEKAKRKVEQDLKSTQETVEDLERVKRDLEENVRRKDMEVKNLNSKLEDEQSLVAQLQRKIKELQARIEELEEELEAERAARAKVEKQRAELNRELEELSERLDEAGGATTAQVELNKKREQELLKLRRDLEEQSLQHESQISALRKKAQDASNEMADQIDQLQKIKQKVEKEKQQYKGEIDDLQAQIEHISKNRGMSEKMSKQVQAQIDELNSRLEESARTIQDLQSQKARAQNENSDLTRQLEDAESRVNQLNKERQNLMQQLEDAKRSLEEETRARQKMQSEIRSLTSDLDSVREQLEEEMESKGDMQRQLSRANAEAQQWRVKYESEGMARAEELEDAKRKLQAKLQEAEQAAEAANSKVSQLEKTKSRLAGELEDLMIDVDRANANANNLEKKQRGFDKTIAEWEARVRDLQSELENAQKEARSYSAELYRTKAQAEEANDTIDSLKRENKNLADEIHELTDQLTEGGRSVHEVEKARRRLEMEKDELQAALEEAESALEQEEAKVSRAQLEIAAIRQEIDRRIAEKEEEFENTRRNHQRSMDSMNASLEAEAKGKAEALRIRKKLEQDINELEVALDGANRGRVDMEKNCKRLQEQGRELQSTIEEEQRNTQEAREAYNMAERRVAVIQGECEEIRSALESAERGRKAAENELIDTNDRVNELAAQVQSLGGQKRKLEGDIAAMQGDLEEMNNEVRGADERAKKAVADAARLADELRAEQEHGSQVEKMRKALEQQIKELTVRLDEAEAQALKGGKKMIAKLEIRVRELETEYDNEQRRHAETQKNMRKADRRLKELAFQADEDRKNQERLQELIDKLQNKIKTYKRQVEEAEEVAAINLAKYRKVQNELEDAEERADSAENSLQKLRVKNRSSVSASRTSASPAGVGSLSPYYKSTTTRSSHLGLNTSYRSVASSNGGDDEDY from the exons ATGGCTACCGACTGGAGTCAAGATCCCGAATTTCAATACCTTGCTGTAGATCACAAGAAGGTGATGAAAGAGGCCAAGCCGTTCGACGGCAAGAAAGCATGTTGGGTACCAGACGAGAAAGAAGGCTTCAGCCGAGCCGAAATTCAATCAACTAAAGGTGAAGAGGTCACCGTAAAGCTGGAGAAGAATAATGAC ATCAAGACATTCAAGAAGGACGATGTACAGCAGGTCAACCCTCCCAAGTTCGAGATGACAGAGGACATGGCCAACATGACCTACCTGAACGAAGCCTCTGTGTTGCACAATCTCAGATCCAGATACTACTCTGGATTCATCTAT acgTACTCTGGCCTGTTCTGCGTGGCTGTGAACCCCTATCGCCGTCTGCCCATTTACCTTGACTCGATCATCGCCAAGTACCGTGGCAAGAGGAAGTTGGAAATGCCACCTCACTTGTTCTCAATCGCTGACAATGCCTACCAGTACATGTTGCAAG ATCGTGAAAACCAGTCCATGTTGATCAC GGGTGAAAGTGGTGCCGGTAAAACAGAGAGCACGAAGAAAGTTATCAAATATTTTGCCATTGTGGCCGCCAATATCTACAAAAAGGGAGAGACGATAAAAATAGACTCTAAAACACAAGACACTCCCTATGCC GCAAATCTTGAGGATCAAATTATTCAAGCCAACCCAGTGTTGGAAGCCTTTGGCAACGCAAAGACTATAAGAAATAACAACTCTTCTAGATTT GGTAAATTCATCCGTATCCATTTTGGACCCACTGGAAAAATTGCTGGAGCTGATATTGAAACAT ATCTGTTGGAGAAATCCCGTGTGACGTTCCAGCAGTCTGCCGAGAGAAACTACCATATATTCTACCAGATGCTCTCGCCAGCCTTCCCGAAATATCACG AGCTTTGCTTGGTGTCAGCGGATCCAGGACTGTATTCCTTCATCAACCAGGGTGTGCTAACCGTTGACGGTATCGACGATAACGAAGAAATGCACATCACTGAC GAAGCCTTTGACATCCTTGGTTTCACTAACGAGGAGAAGACCagcatgttcaaatgtactgccGCTATCATCCATTTCGGTGAGATGAAGTTCAAGCAGAGACCTAGAGAAGAGCAGGCCGAACCCGACGGAACGGCAG AGGCTGAGAAGGTTGCATTCTTGCTTGGTGTCAACGCCGGTGACTTGTTAAAGGGTCTTCTTAAACCCAAGATTAAGGTCGGAAGTGAGTTCGTGACTCAGGGTCGTAACAAAGACCAAGTCCTGTACTCCGTGAGTGCTTTGGCCAAATCTCTCTACGACCGTATGTTCGCATGGTTGGTCAAGAGAGTAAACAAGACCCTGGACACAAAGGCAAAGAGAAACTACTTTATTGGTGTGTTGGACATTGCCGGTTTCGAGATTTTTGAC ttcaACAGTTTTGAGCAGTTGTGTATCAACTACACCAATGAAAGATTACAGCAATTCTTCAACCACCACATGTTCATTCTGGAACAAGAAGAATACAAAAAGGAGGGAATTCAGTGGGAATTTATTGACTTTGGTATGGACTTGCAAGCCTGTATCGATCTCATTGAGAAG CCTATGGGTATCTTGTCAATTCTTGAGGAAGAATGCATGTTCCCTAAGGCTTCCGACAAGACATTTATGGAGAAGTTGTACACTAATCATCTGGGAAAATCTAGCCTCTTCAACAAGCCCGTGAAAAGCAGAAAGGGTGGTGCTGATGCTCACTTTGAGCTGGGTCACTATGCTGGTGCT GTACCATACAACATTAATGGTTGGTTGGACAAGAACAAGGACCCTCTGAACGAGACAGTAGTTGCTCTCCTTGAACAGTCCAAGGAAGCCCTTGTGTCTACCCTCTTTGCGCACCCTGCAG ACGAGACTACTACTGGGACACATAAGAAGAAGAAGTCAGCTTCTTTCCAGACAATTTCTGCTACCCACAGg gaATCTCTGAACAAACTCATGAAGAACTTGTACACAACTCACCCTCACTTCGTGCGTTGTATTATCCCCAACGAGACAAAGACGCCAG GTGTGATTGACGCTCCACTTGTACTCAACCAGTTGAAGTGCAATGGTGTGCTTGAAGGTATCCGTATTTGTAGAAAAGGATTCCCTAACAGGATCATCTACTCGGAATTCAAACagag ATACTCCATTCTGGCCCCCAACGCCATTCCCCAAGGGTTTGTCGATGGAAAGCAGGTCACTGACAAGATTTTGACAGCTTTGCAGATGGACCCTAACGAGTACCGTCTCGGTTCCACCAAAGTTTTCTTCAAAGCTGGTGTGTTGGGTATGCTTGAGGACATGCGTGATGAACGTCTCTCCAAAATCATCTCCCTCTTCCAAGCCCATATTAGAGGTTACCTCATGCGCAGACAGTACAAGAAACTGCAAGACCAGAG AATTGGTCTATCCGTAATCCAGAGGAACATCCGAAAATGGATGGTTCTGAGGAACTGGCAGTGGTGGAAACTTTACACCAAGGTCAAGCCTCTTCTCAACGTTGCTCGTGCCGAGGACGAGATGAGGAAGAAGGAAGAAGAGCTCGAGAAAACCAAAGCTGAGTTGGCAAAGGTCGAAAAAATCAAGAAGGAATTAGAAGAACAGAATGTTACACTTCTGCAGCAAAAGAATGACATGTATCTGCAGTTGCAAGCTGAACAGGATACTTTGATCGATGCTGAGGAGAAAATTGAAAGACTCATTCAACAGAAAGCAGACTTTGAGCAACAACTGAAAGATCTTGAAGAGAGACTTCTTGATGAGGAAGATGCAGCTGCTGAACTCGAGTCAGTGAAGAGGAAAATGGAACAGGAAGCAGTTGAACTTAAAAAAGACATTGAAGACCTTGAAACAGCTCTTGCAAAGGCTGAAACTGAAAAGAACACGAAGGACAACCAGATCAAGACTTTGCAAGATGAAATGGCACAGCAAGATGAACAAATTGCTAAACTGTCAAAGGAAAAGCGAAACATGGACGAGCAACAAAAGAGAACAGAGGAAGCCCTCCGAGTTGAAGAAGACAAAGTTAACAATCTCACAAGAATAAAGGGAAAACTCGAGGTTACCCTGGACGAG CTTGAAGACAATCTGGAGCGTGAAAAGAAGGTTCGTGCTGATGTAGAAAAGGCCAAGAGAAAGGTAGAACAAGACCTCAAATCCACACAAGAAACTGTTGAAGATCTGGAACGCGTAAAGAGAGATCTTGAGGAGAATGTCAGGAG AAAAGACATGGAGGTCAAGAACCTGAACTCTAAACTTGAAGATGAGCAGAGCTTAGTCGCTCAGCTTCAGAGAAAGATTAAGGAACTGCAG GCCCGCATTGAGGAGTTAGAGGAAGAACTTGAAGCGGAGAGAGCTGCAAGAGCAAAG GTCGAGAAACAGAGAGCTGAGCTTAATCGTGAACTTGAAGAGCTCAGTGAACGTCTCGATGAGGCAGGCGGAGCAACCACTGCTCAAGTTGAGCTCAACAAGAAGCGGGAACAGGAACTTCTCAAGCTCAGACGTGACCTTGAGGAACAGAGTCTTCAGCACGAGTCCCAGATCAGCGCACTCCGCAAGAAGGCCCAAGATGCCAGCAATGAGATGGCAGATCAGATTGACCAGCTTCAGAAGATAAAACAAAA AGTTGAGAAAGAAAAGCAACAGTATAAGGGAGAAATTGATGATCTTCAAGCACAAATTGAACATATTTCAAAGAACAGG GGTATGTCTGAGAAAATGTCTAAACAAGTTCAAGCCCAAATTGATGAGCTAAACTCTCGCCTAGAAGAAAGTGCCCGTACTATCCAAGACCTCCAGAGCCAGAAGGCTAGGGCACAGAATGAGAACAGCGACCTTACCCGACAGCTCGAGGACGCTGAAAGCCGTGTTAACCAGCTCAACAAAGAACGACAAAACCTTATGCAACAACTCGAGGATGCCAAACGCAGTCTTGAGGAAGAAACAAGG GCTCGCCAAAAGATGCAGAGCGAGATCCGCAGTCTCACCTCCGACCTCGATTCTGTTCGTGAACAGCTTGAGGAGGAGATGGAATCCAAGGGTGATATGCAGAGGCAGTTGTCAAGGGCCAACGCTGAGGCTCAACAGTGGCGTGTTAAATACGAGAGCGAGGGCATGGCTCGTGCAGAGGAACTCGAGGATGCTAAGCGCAAGCTCCAGGCCAAACTTCAGGAAGCTGAACAAGCTGCTGAGGCTGCCAACTCTAAGGTCAGTCAGCTTGAGAAGACAAAGAGCAGGCTTGCTGGAGAGCTCGAGGACCTTATGATCGATGTAGACAGAGCCAATGCTAATGCTAACAACCTTGAAAAGAAACAGCGTGGCTTTGACAAAACTATTGCAGAATGGGAAGCACGTGTCCGTGACCTCCAGAGTGAACTTGAGAATGCACAGAAGGAGGCCCGCAGCTACTCAGCCGAACTGTACAGAACCAAGGCCCAGGCAGAAGAGGCTAATGACACAATTGACTCTCTTAAGAGAGAGAACAAGAATTTAGCTG ACGAAATTCATGAACTTACCGACCAGCTGACAGAAGGAGGCAGAAGTGTACATGAAGTCGAGAAGGCACGCCGCCGCCTTGAGATGGAAAAGGACGAATTACAAGCTGCACTGGAAGAAGCAGAGTCTGCTCTTGAACAGGAAGAAGCTAAGGTGTCACGTGCCCAACTTGAAATTGCAGCCATCCGACAGGAGATTGACAGACGCATTGCTGAGAAAGAAGAAGAATTCGAGAACACAAGACGCAACCACCAGAGATCTATGGATTCCATGAATGCTAGTCTTGAGGCTGAAGCCAAGGGCAAGGCAGAAGCTCTCAGAATTCGTAAGAAACTTGAACAAGACATTAACGAACTTGAAGTTGCTCTTGATGGCGCAAACCGAGGTAGAGTTGACATGGAAAAGAACTGCAAGAGATTACAGGAACAGGGTCGTGAACTCCAGAGCACTATTGAAGAAGAACAACGTAACACACAAGAGGCTCGTGAAGCTTACAATATGGCTGAGCGCCGTGTAGCTGTTATCCAAGGCGAATGCGAAGAGATCCGTTCTGCCCTCGAATCTGCCGAGAGAGGCCGCAAAGCAGCTGAAAATGAACTTATTGACACCAATGACCGCGTTAACGAGCTTGCTGCTCAAGTTCAATCTCTTGGAGGACAGAAGAGAAAGCTGGAGGGAGATATTGCTGCCATGCAGGGTGATCTTGAGGAGATGAACAATGAAGTAAGAGGTGCTGATGAGAGGGCGAAGAAGGCTGTTGCCGACGCCGCCCGTCTTGCTGATGAACTTCGCGCTGAGCAGGAACACGGCTCTCAGGTGGAGAAGATGCGCAAGGCTCTCGAACAGCAAATCAAAGAACTTACAGTCCGTCTCGATGAAGCTGAGGCACAAGCACTCAAGGGAGGCAAGAAGATGATTGCCAAGTTGGAAATCAGA